Below is a genomic region from Bacillota bacterium.
TGCCCGCCGAGGTCGGGGGACAGGCGTACATGAGCAGAGCGGTTTCGCGTACGCGTGCGGTTGCTCCAAGCCGTGCCTTTGAGCCGCTCCTTTGGCTCACATCTGTTTGTGGTCGCTTGTCGAGAGGCCCCCGCGTGTCTTGCGGGGGCCTCTCTCGATCCGTCGACCCGTGCGATCCCGACCCGGCTTGGCGGGCGATCCGACGTGCGAAAGACTTATGAAAGGAGGTGCCAGTGGAAATTGCCGAAGCCGGAAAAGGAAGCTGCAGTACAAGAAATCAGGGATAAGTTGTCGAAGTCCCAGGCCGTGGTGCTCGCCGACTATCGCGGGCTCAACGTGGCTGCTATCACCGAGCTCCGAAGGAAGCTCGGCGAAGCGGGGATCGAATTCAAAGTCGTGAAGAACACCCTTGCGCGTATCGCGTCAAGGCAGGTTGGCTTGGGAGATCTGGAACGGTACCTGGAAGGACCGACTGCCGTCGCGTTCACCTCGGGCGACCCGGTGGCGCCTGCCAAGATCATCTCCGAGTTCGTCAGGGAACAC
It encodes:
- the rplJ gene encoding 50S ribosomal protein L10, encoding MPKPEKEAAVQEIRDKLSKSQAVVLADYRGLNVAAITELRRKLGEAGIEFKVVKNTLARIASRQVGLGDLERYLEGPTAVAFTSGDPVAPAKIISEFVREHKEMEIKGGALQGKVIGPDDVRSLAELPSREVMLGRVAATMAAPISGLARALAGTIRNFAYAVDAVRRQKEEQQGAPA